From a single Nocardioides panacis genomic region:
- a CDS encoding LCP family protein translates to MADRPGGNSDSAEEPGYDWLYGTRRRGVGGSPEAARGPAGADDPTQVQPVQPRPARAGQQRPGPRDPEPTQMLPTVPRPDAASSSRSAGRSGGPYETPPPARSRSTGSSGGSGGRRPVAPPPPSGPSRSRPRFRVGWLKYVLVLWLAFLVAVPLLAWSKIDKVDATPSGERPSSQPGTTYLLVGSDSREGLTRKQQLAYGVGRAEGRRTDTIMLLHTGSGPNMLMSIPRDSIVPVPGHGTTKINAAFAYGGPKLLVETVEQNTGIRVDDYVEIGFAGFIGVVDAVGGVRICPKQAMKDKLASLDIKKGCQEVQGTEALGYARSRHTSGLGDIARAQHQREVVSAVGAKAASPWTVLNPVRYYRLAMAGAQSLRVGKDTGMIATMRFAWAMTRVDGKNGLTCGVPISDLAVHWDPERSRRMFKLIQEDRTADISRSLCRQSGLRNQ, encoded by the coding sequence ATGGCAGATCGTCCCGGGGGCAACAGCGACAGCGCCGAGGAGCCGGGCTACGACTGGCTCTACGGCACCCGGCGCCGTGGCGTGGGCGGATCCCCGGAGGCCGCCCGGGGCCCCGCGGGCGCCGACGACCCGACGCAGGTCCAGCCCGTCCAGCCGCGCCCGGCACGGGCCGGGCAGCAGCGTCCCGGCCCCCGCGACCCCGAGCCCACCCAGATGCTGCCGACCGTGCCACGCCCGGACGCCGCGTCCTCCAGCCGGTCCGCGGGCCGCTCCGGCGGCCCCTACGAGACCCCACCGCCCGCCCGGTCCCGCAGCACCGGCAGCTCCGGCGGCTCGGGCGGCCGGCGACCCGTGGCCCCGCCGCCGCCCTCGGGCCCGTCCCGGAGCCGGCCCCGCTTCCGGGTCGGCTGGCTGAAGTACGTCCTGGTGCTGTGGCTGGCGTTCCTGGTCGCCGTCCCGCTGCTGGCCTGGTCGAAGATCGACAAGGTGGACGCGACGCCCAGCGGTGAGCGCCCGTCGTCGCAGCCGGGGACGACGTACCTCCTGGTCGGCAGCGACAGCCGCGAGGGGCTCACCCGCAAGCAGCAGCTCGCGTACGGCGTCGGCCGGGCCGAGGGCCGCCGGACCGACACGATCATGCTGCTGCACACCGGGTCGGGCCCGAACATGCTGATGTCGATCCCGCGCGACTCGATCGTGCCGGTCCCGGGCCACGGCACGACCAAGATCAACGCCGCCTTCGCGTACGGCGGCCCGAAGCTCCTGGTCGAGACCGTCGAGCAGAACACCGGGATCCGGGTGGACGACTACGTCGAGATCGGGTTCGCCGGCTTCATCGGCGTCGTGGACGCCGTCGGCGGCGTGCGGATCTGCCCCAAGCAGGCGATGAAGGACAAGCTCGCCAGCCTCGACATCAAGAAGGGCTGCCAGGAGGTGCAGGGCACCGAGGCGCTCGGCTACGCGCGCTCCCGGCACACCTCCGGGCTCGGCGACATCGCCCGCGCCCAGCACCAGCGCGAGGTGGTCAGCGCGGTCGGCGCCAAGGCCGCCTCCCCGTGGACCGTCCTTAACCCGGTGCGCTACTACCGGCTCGCGATGGCCGGTGCCCAGTCGCTGCGGGTGGGCAAGGACACCGGGATGATCGCGACGATGCGGTTCGCCTGGGCGATGACCCGGGTCGACGGCAAGAACGGGCTGACCTGCGGCGTGCCGATCTCGGACCTCGCGGTGCACTGGGACCCCGAGCGCTCCCGGCGGATGTTCAAGCTGATCCAGGAGGACCGGACCGCCGACATCTCCAGGAGCCTGTGCCGGCAGAGCGGGCTGCGCAACCAGTGA
- a CDS encoding crotonase/enoyl-CoA hydratase family protein, which yields MSDYETLDWTVEDRIATITLDRPDQLNAFTVTMADELVDAFDRASADDAVAAVVVTGRGRAFCAGMDLSSDGNVFGLVESLEPTLEDLHLRLEDPEIVAGVRDTGGRVTLAIYRCTKPVIGAVNGAAVGIGATMTLPMDVRLASDRARIGFVFGRLGIVPEAASSWFLPRIVGISRALEWVYSADVLSAEEALAGGLVRSVHPDGELLDAAYALARKFTANRSPVATALARQMMWRNSAQPHPIEAHRVDSLAMFFTSRGDGAEGVRAFREKRDPEFTGRTTDMPPFYPWQE from the coding sequence GTGAGCGACTACGAGACCCTCGACTGGACCGTCGAGGACCGCATCGCGACGATCACCCTGGACCGTCCCGACCAGCTCAACGCCTTCACCGTCACGATGGCCGACGAGCTCGTGGACGCCTTCGACCGGGCGAGCGCCGACGACGCCGTGGCTGCGGTCGTGGTCACCGGACGCGGCCGGGCCTTCTGCGCCGGCATGGACCTGTCCTCGGACGGCAACGTCTTCGGGCTCGTGGAGTCCCTGGAGCCCACGCTCGAGGACCTGCACCTGCGCCTGGAGGACCCGGAGATCGTCGCCGGGGTCCGGGACACCGGCGGCCGGGTGACGCTGGCGATCTACCGCTGCACCAAGCCCGTGATCGGCGCGGTCAACGGCGCCGCGGTCGGCATCGGCGCCACCATGACCCTGCCGATGGACGTGCGGCTCGCCTCAGACCGGGCCCGGATCGGCTTCGTGTTCGGCCGGCTCGGGATCGTCCCCGAGGCGGCGTCCTCCTGGTTCCTGCCCCGGATCGTCGGGATCAGCCGGGCCCTGGAGTGGGTGTACTCCGCCGACGTCCTGAGCGCCGAGGAGGCGCTCGCCGGCGGACTCGTGCGCTCGGTCCACCCGGACGGGGAGCTGCTCGACGCGGCGTACGCCCTGGCCCGGAAGTTCACCGCGAACCGCTCCCCCGTCGCCACCGCGCTGGCCCGCCAGATGATGTGGCGCAACAGCGCCCAGCCGCACCCGATCGAGGCGCACCGGGTCGACTCGCTGGCGATGTTCTTCACGAGCCGCGGCGACGGCGCCGAGGGCGTGCGGGCGTTCCGCGAGAAGCGCGACCCCGAGTTCACCGGACGGACGACGGACATGCCGCCGTTCTACCCCTGGCAGGAGTGA
- a CDS encoding carboxylate-amine ligase — protein MLTGGAWSRRCGGRCPPCPPRKIGVEEELMLVDPTTGQLTAVSQSAVLANEAPEEVGHELFLQQIETSTPPCERAEDLLVGLRAGRRAVGEAAAAAGARAVAMATPVLAEQDEHFTPKSRYRQIQAEYGEMARQSLVCAMHMHVDVASDAEAVRVVDGIRPWLPLLVALGANSPYWQGRDTGHASWRSQVWSRWPTAGPAQPFGDVATYRAVSEQMLGWGAGLDAGMLYFDVRLAADYPTVEIRVADVCTDVEDALLVALLARALVATVAADPTRPTWRGDLLQVAGWRAARHGLAGDLVHPVEARLAPAREVFEATVEHCREALRESGDLDRVSASFERLVATGTGATRQRRVLESAGSLRAVVEDLARRTEESWA, from the coding sequence ATCCTCACAGGCGGGGCATGGTCCCGGCGCTGTGGGGGACGGTGCCCCCCATGTCCCCCCCGCAAGATCGGCGTCGAGGAAGAGCTGATGCTCGTCGACCCGACCACCGGTCAGCTGACCGCCGTGTCCCAGTCCGCCGTGCTCGCCAACGAGGCACCCGAGGAGGTGGGGCACGAGCTGTTCCTCCAGCAGATCGAGACCTCGACCCCGCCCTGCGAGCGTGCCGAGGACCTGCTCGTCGGGTTGCGGGCCGGCCGGCGCGCGGTGGGCGAGGCGGCCGCCGCCGCGGGGGCACGGGCGGTGGCGATGGCGACCCCGGTGCTCGCCGAGCAGGACGAGCACTTCACCCCCAAGTCCCGCTACCGGCAGATCCAGGCGGAGTACGGCGAGATGGCCCGCCAGTCGCTGGTGTGCGCCATGCACATGCACGTCGACGTGGCGTCGGACGCGGAGGCGGTCCGGGTGGTCGACGGCATCCGGCCCTGGCTGCCGCTGCTGGTCGCGCTGGGCGCCAACTCGCCCTACTGGCAGGGCCGCGACACCGGCCACGCCAGCTGGCGCTCGCAGGTGTGGAGCCGCTGGCCCACCGCCGGACCGGCCCAGCCGTTCGGCGACGTCGCGACCTACCGCGCGGTCTCCGAGCAGATGCTCGGCTGGGGGGCGGGACTCGACGCCGGGATGCTGTACTTCGACGTCCGGCTCGCCGCGGACTACCCGACCGTCGAGATCCGGGTCGCCGACGTCTGCACCGACGTGGAGGACGCCTTGCTCGTCGCGCTGCTGGCCCGGGCCCTGGTCGCCACCGTGGCCGCCGACCCGACCCGGCCGACCTGGCGCGGCGACCTGCTCCAGGTGGCCGGCTGGCGGGCCGCCCGGCACGGCCTGGCCGGTGACCTGGTGCACCCCGTCGAGGCGCGGCTCGCCCCGGCCCGCGAGGTCTTCGAGGCGACCGTGGAGCACTGCCGCGAGGCCCTCCGGGAGAGCGGGGACCTGGACCGGGTCAGCGCGTCGTTCGAGCGGCTGGTGGCCACCGGGACCGGAGCGACGCGGCAGCGGCGGGTGCTCGAGTCGGCCGGCTCGTTGCGCGCCGTGGTCGAGGACCTGGCCCGTCGTACGGAGGAGTCCTGGGCGTAG
- a CDS encoding FAD-binding oxidoreductase, producing MASSVLSSLQDLLPADRLTDDAAVLASYVHDEAEWATFGAPVALARPRTTAEVQAVVLACVRTGTPLVTRGAGTGLSGGANAVDGCVVLSTEKMTAITEINSVERLAVVQPGVVNDHLRAACAEHGLWYPPDPASAPWSTIGGNVATNAGGLCCVKYGVTRDYVLELEVVNGLGEVVRLGRRTAKGVVGYDMVGLMVGSEGTLGVVTEVTVRLRNARAPERTVVGFFDSVVDAGRAVEAIGAGGVVPSALELVDRHCLKAVDDWKNMGLSVDANVVLLGRSDTAGAAGDEEAATMLRCFEESGATFAAASTDAAEAEALFDARRLAYPALERLGPLLTEDVCVPKAAVPEMLARVEAASVRHDVLIANIAHAGDGNLHPLISTPPGDAAAQSRAQAAFRDIIADALALGGTVSGEHGVGLLKRDGLAQELSPQVVAMQRAVKAALDPHGILNPGKVL from the coding sequence GTGGCCTCCTCCGTGCTGTCCTCGCTGCAGGACCTGCTCCCCGCCGACCGGCTCACCGACGACGCGGCGGTCCTCGCGTCCTACGTCCACGACGAGGCCGAGTGGGCGACCTTCGGCGCCCCCGTCGCGCTGGCGCGTCCCCGCACGACCGCCGAGGTGCAGGCCGTGGTGCTCGCCTGCGTGCGGACCGGCACTCCCCTGGTCACCCGCGGGGCCGGCACCGGGCTGTCCGGCGGCGCCAACGCGGTGGACGGGTGCGTGGTGCTGTCCACCGAGAAGATGACCGCGATCACCGAGATCAACTCCGTCGAACGGCTCGCGGTCGTGCAGCCGGGCGTCGTCAACGACCACCTCCGGGCCGCTTGCGCCGAGCACGGCCTGTGGTACCCGCCCGACCCGGCCAGCGCGCCGTGGTCCACGATCGGCGGCAACGTCGCCACCAACGCCGGCGGCCTCTGCTGCGTGAAGTACGGCGTGACGCGCGACTACGTGCTCGAGCTCGAGGTCGTCAACGGGCTCGGCGAGGTGGTCCGGCTCGGTCGACGTACGGCCAAGGGCGTCGTGGGCTACGACATGGTCGGCCTGATGGTCGGCTCCGAGGGGACGCTGGGCGTCGTCACCGAGGTCACCGTCCGGCTGCGCAACGCCCGAGCGCCGGAGCGGACCGTCGTCGGGTTCTTCGACAGCGTGGTCGACGCCGGCCGGGCCGTCGAGGCGATCGGCGCCGGCGGCGTGGTGCCCTCGGCCCTGGAGCTCGTCGACCGGCACTGCCTGAAGGCCGTCGACGACTGGAAGAACATGGGGCTCTCGGTCGACGCGAACGTCGTGCTGCTCGGCCGCAGCGACACCGCCGGGGCCGCGGGCGACGAGGAGGCGGCCACCATGCTGCGCTGCTTCGAGGAGTCCGGAGCCACGTTCGCTGCGGCGTCGACCGACGCCGCCGAGGCCGAGGCGCTGTTCGACGCCCGCCGGCTCGCCTACCCAGCCCTGGAGCGGCTCGGCCCGCTGCTGACCGAGGACGTCTGCGTCCCCAAGGCGGCGGTGCCGGAGATGCTGGCCCGCGTCGAGGCGGCCTCCGTCCGGCACGACGTGCTGATCGCCAACATCGCGCACGCGGGCGACGGCAACCTGCACCCGTTGATCAGCACCCCGCCCGGCGACGCGGCCGCGCAGTCCCGTGCGCAGGCCGCCTTCCGCGACATCATCGCGGACGCGCTGGCCCTCGGCGGCACGGTCAGCGGGGAGCACGGCGTCGGGCTGCTCAAGCGGGACGGCCTCGCCCAGGAGCTCTCCCCGCAGGTGGTCGCGATGCAGCGGGCGGTCAAGGCGGCGCTCGACCCGCACGGCATCCTCAACCCCGGCAAGGTGCTGTAA
- a CDS encoding acyl-CoA dehydrogenase family protein, with the protein MNDYPLYALSEEHQAIREAVRAVCDAKVAPHAAEVDELSEFPQAAYDALVASDFAAPHIGEEYGGAGADALATCIVIEEIARACASSSLIPGVNKLGTMPIILAGSEELKKKYLSPVAAGTAMFSYCLSEPEAGSDAAAMKTRAVREGDEWVLNGVKRWITNAGVSEYYTVFAVTDPAKRSTGISAFVVEKSDPGVSFGAPEKKLGIKGSPTREVYFDNVRIPADRIIGAEGTGFLTAMRTLDHTRVTIAAQAVGIAQGALDYALDYAQERTQFGKPIADFQGLQFMLADMGMKVEAARQLTYAAAGRSERNDKDLTFFGAAAKCFASDTAMAVTVDAVQVLGGYGFTKDYPVERMMRDAKITQIYEGTNQVQRIVMARQLLAGIQSEL; encoded by the coding sequence ATGAACGACTATCCGTTGTACGCGCTGTCCGAGGAGCACCAGGCGATCCGCGAGGCCGTGCGTGCGGTCTGCGACGCCAAGGTCGCCCCGCACGCGGCCGAGGTCGACGAGCTCAGCGAGTTCCCGCAGGCGGCGTACGACGCACTGGTCGCCTCGGACTTCGCCGCGCCGCACATCGGCGAGGAGTACGGCGGCGCGGGGGCCGACGCGCTCGCGACCTGCATCGTCATCGAGGAGATCGCCCGGGCCTGCGCCTCGTCGTCGCTGATCCCCGGTGTCAACAAGCTCGGCACGATGCCGATCATCCTGGCCGGCTCCGAGGAGCTGAAGAAGAAGTACCTCTCCCCGGTCGCGGCCGGCACCGCGATGTTCTCCTACTGCCTGTCCGAGCCCGAGGCCGGCTCGGACGCCGCCGCCATGAAGACCCGCGCCGTGCGCGAGGGCGACGAGTGGGTCCTCAACGGCGTGAAGCGCTGGATCACCAACGCCGGCGTCTCGGAGTACTACACGGTCTTCGCGGTCACCGACCCCGCCAAGCGGTCCACCGGCATCTCGGCGTTCGTGGTCGAGAAGTCCGACCCCGGCGTCTCCTTCGGTGCCCCGGAGAAGAAGCTCGGGATCAAGGGGTCCCCGACCCGCGAGGTCTACTTCGACAACGTGCGGATCCCCGCGGACCGGATCATCGGAGCGGAGGGCACCGGCTTCCTGACCGCGATGCGCACCCTGGACCACACCCGCGTGACGATCGCCGCGCAGGCCGTCGGCATCGCCCAGGGCGCCCTGGACTACGCGCTGGACTACGCCCAGGAGCGCACCCAGTTCGGCAAGCCGATCGCCGACTTCCAGGGCCTCCAGTTCATGCTCGCCGACATGGGCATGAAGGTGGAGGCGGCCCGCCAGCTCACCTACGCCGCGGCCGGCCGCTCCGAGCGCAACGACAAGGACCTCACGTTCTTCGGCGCCGCCGCGAAGTGCTTCGCCTCGGACACCGCGATGGCGGTCACCGTGGACGCGGTGCAGGTCCTCGGCGGCTACGGGTTCACCAAGGACTACCCGGTCGAGCGGATGATGCGCGACGCCAAGATCACCCAGATCTACGAGGGCACCAACCAGGTGCAGCGGATCGTGATGGCACGGCAGCTGCTGGCAGGGATCCAGAGCGAGCTCTGA
- a CDS encoding serine hydrolase domain-containing protein has product MPQPLRRRSWVLGLVTVALTCVAGCLPAGPQRASPQPGVSGSPGAGRSATTAAVRRMLSAVVATHVAPGVVVVLRRGGHVQVLTAGAADVGTGAAMTSDRRFHVASLTKPVVAAAVMRLVQRGDLFLDDTVAEWLPGLLPAGDRITVADLLSHTSGLAEYNRVPAAWPVLKRHPVDQQALVAAAGRAPPTFQPGQGQSYSNTNYAVLGMVVERVTGRPLARVLDREVFGPLGMRSASLRRARIDEPPVAHGYAYGADTTGWDLTWGWAAAGLVSDAPDVDRFFHALFTGRLLAPRLVDEMARPRAGWLGQWSGYGLGLARLPTRCGPAVGHTGDVSGYVSAAYTRRDADVSVVLVATTDRDLRAGLLHDVLETALCGV; this is encoded by the coding sequence GTGCCGCAGCCGCTCCGGCGGCGGTCGTGGGTGCTCGGGCTCGTGACGGTCGCCCTGACGTGCGTCGCCGGGTGCCTGCCCGCCGGTCCGCAGCGCGCCTCCCCGCAGCCCGGGGTGAGCGGATCGCCGGGCGCCGGGCGGTCCGCGACCACGGCCGCCGTACGACGGATGCTGTCGGCCGTCGTCGCCACCCACGTCGCACCGGGTGTGGTCGTCGTGCTGCGGCGCGGCGGCCACGTCCAGGTGCTCACCGCCGGAGCGGCCGACGTGGGGACGGGCGCGGCGATGACCTCGGACCGGAGGTTCCACGTCGCGAGCCTGACCAAGCCGGTGGTCGCCGCGGCCGTGATGCGGCTGGTGCAGCGCGGCGACCTGTTCCTCGACGACACCGTGGCGGAGTGGCTGCCCGGGCTGCTCCCGGCGGGGGACCGGATCACGGTCGCCGACCTGCTGTCCCACACCAGCGGGCTCGCGGAGTACAACCGGGTCCCGGCGGCCTGGCCGGTCCTGAAGCGGCACCCGGTCGACCAGCAGGCGCTGGTCGCCGCCGCCGGCCGGGCGCCGCCGACGTTCCAGCCGGGGCAGGGGCAGTCCTACTCCAACACCAACTACGCGGTGCTCGGGATGGTCGTCGAGCGGGTCACCGGCCGACCCCTCGCACGGGTGCTGGACCGGGAGGTGTTCGGCCCGCTCGGGATGCGCAGCGCGTCGTTGCGGCGGGCCCGGATCGACGAGCCGCCGGTCGCACACGGCTACGCCTACGGGGCGGACACCACCGGGTGGGACCTGACGTGGGGCTGGGCGGCCGCCGGGCTGGTGAGCGACGCCCCGGACGTCGACCGGTTCTTCCACGCGCTGTTCACCGGCCGGCTCCTCGCGCCGCGGCTCGTCGACGAGATGGCCCGGCCGCGGGCCGGCTGGCTGGGGCAGTGGTCGGGCTACGGGCTCGGGTTGGCCCGGCTGCCCACCCGGTGCGGTCCCGCGGTCGGTCACACGGGCGACGTCTCGGGCTACGTGTCGGCGGCCTACACGCGCCGGGACGCCGACGTCTCGGTGGTGCTGGTGGCGACCACCGACCGGGACCTCCGGGCAGGCCTGCTGCACGACGTGCTGGAGACCGCGCTGTGCGGTGTCTGA
- a CDS encoding CoA-binding protein, translating into MAPTPWLDRDTIRFLLEECETWAVVGLSGNPDRTAHRIAHFLQQQGKRIVPVHPDAPTVLGEQGYAALADVPFEVDVVDVFRRSEHAGAFADQAVAIGARGVWFQLGVVDHDAFRRTTEAGVPMVMDTCPAIEWPRLAAAGA; encoded by the coding sequence ATGGCACCCACACCCTGGCTCGACCGGGACACCATCCGCTTCCTGCTCGAGGAGTGCGAGACCTGGGCGGTGGTCGGCCTGTCCGGCAACCCCGACCGCACGGCCCACCGGATCGCGCACTTCCTGCAGCAGCAGGGCAAGCGGATCGTGCCCGTGCACCCCGACGCCCCGACGGTCCTCGGCGAGCAGGGGTACGCCGCGCTCGCCGACGTGCCCTTCGAGGTCGACGTCGTCGACGTGTTCCGCCGCTCGGAGCACGCCGGCGCCTTCGCCGACCAGGCCGTCGCGATCGGCGCCCGGGGCGTGTGGTTCCAGCTCGGGGTCGTCGACCACGACGCCTTCCGGCGCACCACCGAGGCCGGCGTCCCGATGGTGATGGACACCTGCCCGGCCATCGAGTGGCCCCGGCTCGCGGCGGCGGGTGCCTGA
- a CDS encoding prolyl oligopeptidase family serine peptidase gives MPYFLVRRADLPLDAPRPTLLYGYGGFDIPELATFRPVFAGWLAAGGVLVIANLRGGGEFGAAWHDAGRLERKQNVFDDFLAVADHLVAEGVTTRAQLALHGGSNGGLLVGAVITQRPDVAAVALPAVGVMDMLRFHLFTIGAAWISDFGSPEDPAMFETLLAYSPLHNVREGTAYPATLVTTGDHDDRVVPAHSFKFTAALQHAHAGDGPVLARIETAAGHGLGKPVSVVVAECTDQLAFAAEHTGLVPG, from the coding sequence GTGCCCTACTTCCTGGTCCGTCGCGCGGACCTGCCGCTGGACGCACCGCGCCCCACGCTGCTCTACGGCTACGGCGGCTTCGACATCCCCGAGCTGGCGACGTTCCGGCCGGTCTTCGCCGGCTGGCTCGCGGCCGGCGGCGTGCTGGTGATCGCGAACCTGCGCGGCGGTGGCGAGTTCGGTGCCGCCTGGCACGACGCGGGGCGGCTCGAGCGCAAGCAGAACGTCTTCGACGACTTCCTCGCGGTCGCCGACCACCTGGTGGCCGAAGGCGTCACGACCCGGGCGCAGCTCGCGCTGCACGGCGGCAGCAACGGTGGTCTGCTGGTCGGCGCGGTGATCACCCAGCGGCCCGACGTGGCGGCGGTCGCGCTGCCCGCCGTGGGCGTGATGGACATGCTGCGCTTCCACCTGTTCACGATCGGCGCGGCCTGGATCTCCGACTTCGGGTCCCCCGAGGACCCGGCGATGTTCGAGACGCTGCTGGCCTACTCGCCGCTGCACAACGTCCGCGAGGGGACGGCCTACCCGGCGACGCTGGTGACCACCGGCGACCACGACGACCGGGTGGTGCCGGCGCACAGCTTCAAGTTCACCGCGGCGCTGCAGCACGCGCACGCCGGGGACGGTCCCGTGCTGGCCCGGATCGAGACCGCCGCGGGGCACGGCCTGGGCAAGCCGGTCTCGGTGGTGGTGGCCGAGTGCACCGACCAGCTCGCGTTCGCCGCCGAGCACACGGGGCTCGTCCCGGGGTGA
- the purE gene encoding 5-(carboxyamino)imidazole ribonucleotide mutase → MNTQVGIVMGSDSDWPTMKAAADALEEFGVGFEADVVSAHRMPEEMLAYGKDAAGRGLQVIIAGAGGAAHLPGMLAAVTPLPVIGVPVALKYLDGMDSLLSIVQMPAGVPVATVAVGNARNAGLLAVRILAASDESLRTKMVEFQASLRESAHEKGKVVRNQTQRSIGF, encoded by the coding sequence CCGACTGGCCGACGATGAAGGCGGCCGCCGATGCGCTCGAGGAGTTCGGGGTCGGCTTCGAGGCCGACGTCGTCTCGGCGCACCGGATGCCCGAGGAGATGCTGGCCTACGGCAAGGACGCCGCGGGCCGCGGGCTGCAGGTGATCATCGCCGGCGCCGGCGGGGCCGCCCACCTGCCCGGCATGCTGGCCGCCGTCACCCCGCTCCCGGTCATCGGCGTCCCGGTGGCCCTGAAGTACCTCGACGGCATGGACTCGCTGCTCTCGATCGTGCAGATGCCGGCCGGGGTGCCGGTCGCGACGGTCGCGGTCGGCAACGCGCGCAACGCCGGCCTGCTCGCCGTCCGCATCCTGGCGGCGTCCGACGAGTCGCTGCGCACCAAGATGGTGGAGTTCCAGGCCTCGCTGCGCGAGAGCGCGCACGAGAAGGGCAAGGTCGTCCGCAACCAGACGCAGCGCTCGATCGGCTTCTGA